The segment ACGACGAACTCGCGACTCGCATGCTGGCCGACGAGAAACTCGAGCGCGAACACGAACTCGTCGTCGAAGCGATCCGCGACCAACTCGAGGCGCTCGCTTGCGAACTGGCGATCGGGGATCGAAGAGTTCGGAAGCTAAATACGATTCAGCACCTGCGAACACCACTGTCAGCCACGCTCGCGGGAGACCACCACGTCCTCGAACTCGTCGAGGCGTTACACCCAACGCCGGCCGTCGGTGGCGTTCCACCGACGAACGCCTGGGAGACGATTCGACAGACGGAAGCGTTCGACAGAGGCTGGTACGCTGCACCGATCGGCTGGTTCGACGCGGACGGTAACGGGGAGTTCGCGGTCGCCCTTCGATCTGCGCTCGCGGTCGACGACACCGTGACGCTGTTTGCGGGTAACGGGATCGTCGCGGACAGCGACCCGGCGGAGGAGTGGACTGAGGTACAGCTGAAGTTTCGACCGATCCTCGACGAACTCAAGACGAGGTGACAATGACCGCTCCGAACCGATCGACACTGTGGGGACGGATTCTGGTCGACGAACTGGCGAAGGGGGGACTCGAGGCGGTCTGTCTCGCGCCGGGAAGCCGGTCGACGCCGTTGACGGTCGCGTTTTCCGAACAGCCGGATATCGAGGTCTACTCGCATCTCGACGAACGTTCGGCCGCATTTTTCGCCCTGGGCCGGGCACGCCGAAACGGCGAATCGACGGCGCTCGTCTGTACGTCCGGAACGGCCGCCGCGAACTTTCATCCCGCCGTGATCGAGGCCGATCGGGCTCGGGTTCCACTGCTCGTTCTCACCGCGGACCGCCCGCCGGAACTCAGAGACAGCGGAGCAAACCAGACGATCGATCAGCGACGGCTCTACGGAAATGCGGTCCGCTGGAACGCCGATCTTCCCGAACCGAACGCGAACGAACGAACGGTTCGAAGTCTCCGAACGACCGCCGCGAGAGCGCTTTCGGAAACCCACGGCGTTCCTCCCGGTCCGGTCCACCTCAACTGTCCGTTTCCGAAACCGCTCGAGCCGACGCCGGTTTCCGACGCGATTCCGGAACGTTTCGTCGAGACGCTTGCGGGCTCGGGTCGGGAGGACGCGTTCGTCGAAACCAGTTCAGCGACGCAGACGCCCGATTCGGACGTAATCGACGCCGTCGCTCGAACGCTCGCGACCGCCGATCGGCCGCTGATCGTTGGCGGACCATCCGACCCCGAAGAGCTGTCGGCGATCGAACCCGAGACCGTCGTCGACGTCGCCGCTCGCGTCGGTGCGCCGATCCTCGCGGATCCACTGTCGTCCCTTCGATTCGGCTTGCATCAAAGAGTCACCGACGCCGAAGCGCCCGGTAATTCCAGTACCGATACCCGCGACGATCGACCGCTGGTTTACGGCGGCTACGATAGCTACGTCGACGCACTACCCGCGCCGGATACCGTTCTCCGGTTCGGAGCATCCCCGACATCGAAGTCCCTGCGTCACGCGCTCCGGGATGCGGAGGCGAGACAGTTCCTGATAGATCCCGCGGGAGGCTGGCGCGAGGCGACGTTCACGGCGACCGATCTGGTGTCTGGCGCGCCGTCGGCCGTGTTCGAACGACTCCGGACGACGCTCGAGGAACGCGAGACGAACGCGACCGACGATTCCTGGCTCTCGAAGTTCGCTGACGCGGAGGCACGTCATTGGAGCGTTCGAAACCGCGCAACGACCGTCGACTCGCTCGAGTCCGACCCGTTCGAGGGCGCTATTCTCGCATCGGTTCTCGACCACGCGCCGGATCCCGCGACGGTCTTCGTTTCGAACAGCATGCCGATCCGGGATGCCGATCGATTCGGTCGACCGCGAGAGGCCGAGTTGACCCTGCTTGCCAACCGCGGCGCGAGCGGCATCGACGGGATCACCAGTACGGCCCTCGGTGCTGCAAGCGCGACCGACGACCCGCTCGTCCTCGTGACGGGTGATCTCGCGTTTTACCACGACTCGAACGGGCTGCTCGCGGTCGGCCGCTGTGACGTCGATGCGACGATCGTCCTACTCGACAACGACGGCGGCGGCATCTTTCACAAACTCCCGATCGAGGAGTTCGATCCTCCGTTCACGGACCAGTTCAAGACACCTCACGGTCTCGATTTCGAGGCGCTCGCGGAGTTCTACGGGCTCGCATTCGAGCAGGTCGAGCCCGCAGCCTTCGAAGACGCATATCGCAGGTCGCTCGAGTCGACCGGAACGCAGATTCTCTCGGTCTCGTTCGACTCGGATCGGAGTCACGACCGACGCCGAGCCCTGAAAGATCGGACCAGGGACGGACTCGCGAGCGATCGACGATAGCTTACGGTCGTAGCGCCCACCAGACCGCCACGGCGTATCCAAACGGAATCCAGACGAACGCGACAGAAACTCCGCCGTGCAGTGAAAGTGGCTCGATCAGCTGGAGTTGGCCGACGCCGAGCGGAAACAGCACGCTCAGACTTCCGAAGACGAGCATCGCGACTCGCGGCATCGTAAGCAGGTAGCCGATCACACCGAGCGTACAGACGAGCAAAAGACCGTTGAGAATCGGTGAAACCATCGGCGTCAGGCTCGAATAGACGAACACCGGATACAGTATCCAGAGACAGGTAACCGTCACCGCCGTCGAGTGGTCGATCGATCGTCCCTCCCACTCGAGGTCGACGTCCTCGTCCCAGTCCTGAACCGTATACCGAAACGCCGAATTCGTCTCGCCGTTCGACGCTTCACTGTTTGTATCCTCCGTCGTTTCGCTCGACGCCCCGGGGTCGAACGATCGGTTCGATTCGGCCGACCGTCCGGTCGCTGTTCGCTGCTGGCGGTGCTGACGATGATTTCGCTGTCGGTTGGTTCGACGATTGCTTCGTTGTTGACGGTGTCGACGATGCGTTCCCTTGCTCCCCGTTCTCCGGTCCGAGCTCATCCCAGCCGACTCGCTAGAACGCCGATCATCGGTTCGCTGACCGGGAGATTCGGAGCTGGATGTCGGTCCTGCGTACCGTCCGAGTCGGACGTAGGCGTCGTGTCCGAGTCGGTCGTAGCGCGCTCGTTCGTCGCCGTCGGTGAGTATCGACTTCGCCGTCGAAACGCGCTGGAACTCGTCGATCGCATCGGGGTCGTCGTTGTGGTCCGGATGAGTCTCGAGAACACGCCGCCGGTAGGCGTCTTCGATATCCGTCCGCGTCGCGTCCGGTTCGATCTCGAGGACCTCGTAATAGTTCTCGGCCATCCGCCGGAAGACGATAGGGTTGCTCCGTTGAAATGTCCACCGGCTGTCGGATTCAGCGATCCTGTTATTCCGTGCCGTGGTAACCTGGAACTACCCGGATCGGTGGATCTCGGCCAGCGACTGATTGGGGGCTCGTAAATATCCTCTTATGGCGGATAACCGATGCAAACCTCCACTCGAGAACCCGTCTCT is part of the Natrarchaeobius halalkaliphilus genome and harbors:
- the menD gene encoding 2-succinyl-5-enolpyruvyl-6-hydroxy-3-cyclohexene-1-carboxylic-acid synthase, which translates into the protein MTAPNRSTLWGRILVDELAKGGLEAVCLAPGSRSTPLTVAFSEQPDIEVYSHLDERSAAFFALGRARRNGESTALVCTSGTAAANFHPAVIEADRARVPLLVLTADRPPELRDSGANQTIDQRRLYGNAVRWNADLPEPNANERTVRSLRTTAARALSETHGVPPGPVHLNCPFPKPLEPTPVSDAIPERFVETLAGSGREDAFVETSSATQTPDSDVIDAVARTLATADRPLIVGGPSDPEELSAIEPETVVDVAARVGAPILADPLSSLRFGLHQRVTDAEAPGNSSTDTRDDRPLVYGGYDSYVDALPAPDTVLRFGASPTSKSLRHALRDAEARQFLIDPAGGWREATFTATDLVSGAPSAVFERLRTTLEERETNATDDSWLSKFADAEARHWSVRNRATTVDSLESDPFEGAILASVLDHAPDPATVFVSNSMPIRDADRFGRPREAELTLLANRGASGIDGITSTALGAASATDDPLVLVTGDLAFYHDSNGLLAVGRCDVDATIVLLDNDGGGIFHKLPIEEFDPPFTDQFKTPHGLDFEALAEFYGLAFEQVEPAAFEDAYRRSLESTGTQILSVSFDSDRSHDRRRALKDRTRDGLASDRR
- a CDS encoding J domain-containing protein, with protein sequence MAENYYEVLEIEPDATRTDIEDAYRRRVLETHPDHNDDPDAIDEFQRVSTAKSILTDGDERARYDRLGHDAYVRLGRYAGPTSSSESPGQRTDDRRSSESAGMSSDRRTGSKGTHRRHRQQRSNRRTNRQRNHRQHRQQRTATGRSAESNRSFDPGASSETTEDTNSEASNGETNSAFRYTVQDWDEDVDLEWEGRSIDHSTAVTVTCLWILYPVFVYSSLTPMVSPILNGLLLVCTLGVIGYLLTMPRVAMLVFGSLSVLFPLGVGQLQLIEPLSLHGGVSVAFVWIPFGYAVAVWWALRP